One region of Candidatus Omnitrophota bacterium genomic DNA includes:
- a CDS encoding acetylxylan esterase, which produces MKTLLISLFFLFTLCFGAVSMEIETNPSLDQSNNIRNYLQRAASAVTHHSLDGIVSFEDWNKVRESRYREFLEMMSLTDVPMKGERPPLNTKIVGTIQKDGFKIVKLYYESLPQLYVPANLYIPDNLKTPAPGVLYVCGHSRTQKVHYQPFPRRFAQLGFVCLIVETIQWGEVLGHHWGCYSEGRFNWYSRGYTPGGVELWNGVRGLDLLCSLKEVDPERLGVTGISGGGAYSWYIAAGDPRIKVAAPVCGTSTVESHIHGRTIDGHCDCMTPINTYLRDFHDVGALIAPRPLMIASADRDGLNTIESVRQSYEYIKKIYDLYGAEDRLKLVETPGGHSYHEISRTKIFSFFIQHLMGKEIPPEKVGDIDEAPESQLSEDDLRVYVNGAPADDRTITIDHSFQKMAEAPSLQNREELLRHKNNVIDFLKKETFRAFPANPPDLDLRWEFRDLDGNGGQRVYSFVSEEGFRLNLDWRWSGDPDEKKPLVLALRNPEEKRWETEGFVSGLPSSWNQAYFAARGIGETSWGPELQWHVRRASAWTGRTVASMRVYDVLRCLDAIRQLGLAPDDKIAIAARGEMAAIALYAALLDGKVHTLLLKDPPPTQDAEGSPDGRGEATEMLNCLRITDLPQTAALVWPTRVQFIGQPDGNYQWAMDTIGKIDKDHGMLTIGGMREWKP; this is translated from the coding sequence ATGAAAACATTGCTTATATCCCTCTTCTTTTTATTCACCCTCTGTTTCGGAGCCGTTAGTATGGAAATCGAGACTAACCCATCCCTGGATCAAAGCAACAATATTCGCAATTACTTGCAGCGGGCGGCGAGCGCCGTCACCCATCACTCATTGGATGGGATTGTCAGTTTTGAGGATTGGAACAAAGTTCGCGAATCGCGTTACCGGGAATTTTTGGAGATGATGAGTCTCACGGATGTTCCTATGAAAGGCGAACGCCCGCCTCTTAATACGAAAATCGTAGGGACGATTCAGAAAGACGGATTTAAAATCGTTAAACTCTATTACGAATCGCTGCCGCAGCTCTACGTCCCTGCCAATCTCTACATTCCCGACAACCTGAAAACTCCTGCGCCGGGCGTGCTTTACGTTTGCGGGCATTCGCGGACGCAAAAAGTTCATTATCAGCCGTTCCCCCGCCGTTTTGCGCAATTGGGCTTCGTTTGCCTGATTGTGGAAACTATCCAATGGGGGGAAGTACTGGGCCATCATTGGGGATGCTACTCGGAAGGGCGCTTCAACTGGTACAGCCGAGGTTATACGCCCGGCGGCGTGGAGTTATGGAACGGCGTCAGAGGATTAGACCTGCTCTGTTCCCTCAAGGAAGTCGATCCCGAACGCTTGGGCGTCACGGGCATATCCGGCGGCGGAGCTTATAGTTGGTACATCGCCGCGGGCGATCCCCGCATCAAAGTCGCCGCCCCTGTTTGCGGAACCAGCACCGTGGAGAGCCATATCCACGGACGCACTATCGACGGCCATTGCGATTGCATGACGCCGATCAATACTTATCTGCGCGATTTCCATGACGTCGGCGCGCTGATCGCCCCGCGTCCTTTAATGATCGCCTCCGCAGACCGCGACGGCCTCAATACCATCGAATCCGTGCGGCAATCGTATGAATACATCAAGAAAATCTACGATCTCTATGGGGCTGAGGATCGTCTCAAGTTGGTGGAAACGCCGGGCGGCCATTCGTATCATGAAATTTCCCGCACAAAGATTTTTTCCTTCTTCATCCAACATCTCATGGGTAAAGAAATCCCGCCGGAAAAAGTGGGAGATATCGACGAAGCGCCCGAATCGCAACTTTCGGAGGACGATTTGCGCGTTTACGTCAATGGCGCTCCCGCCGACGACCGCACGATAACCATCGATCATTCCTTTCAAAAAATGGCTGAGGCGCCATCCTTGCAAAATCGCGAGGAACTATTGAGACATAAAAACAATGTCATCGATTTTCTTAAGAAGGAAACCTTCCGTGCGTTTCCAGCCAATCCTCCCGATTTGGATTTGCGTTGGGAATTCCGCGATCTTGATGGCAATGGCGGCCAACGAGTCTATTCGTTCGTTTCGGAAGAAGGATTCCGCTTGAATCTTGATTGGCGTTGGTCGGGCGATCCGGACGAGAAAAAGCCGCTCGTGCTCGCCTTGCGCAATCCAGAAGAGAAGCGATGGGAGACGGAAGGCTTCGTTTCCGGCCTGCCCTCGAGTTGGAACCAAGCCTATTTCGCGGCGCGGGGAATTGGGGAAACGTCCTGGGGGCCGGAGTTGCAATGGCACGTGCGCCGCGCCTCCGCCTGGACGGGGCGCACCGTCGCTTCCATGCGGGTATATGACGTTTTGCGCTGCTTGGACGCCATCCGGCAACTCGGCCTGGCGCCGGATGACAAAATCGCCATTGCGGCGCGGGGAGAAATGGCGGCGATTGCGCTTTACGCCGCTCTGCTCGACGGCAAGGTTCATACGCTGCTTTTAAAAGATCCGCCCCCCACGCAGGATGCCGAAGGTTCTCCCGACGGACGGGGAGAAGCCACCGAAATGTTAAACTGCCTGCGGATTACGGACCTGCCGCAAACGGCGGCGCTGGTTTGGCCGACGCGAGTACAGTTCATTGGCCAACCAGACGGCAATTATCAATGGGCGATGGATACTATTGGCAAAATCGACAAGGATCACGGTATGCTAACGATAGGCGGGATGCGCGAGTGGAAGCCATAA
- a CDS encoding TrpB-like pyridoxal phosphate-dependent enzyme produces MHRKIMLTEDEMPTKWLNLVPYLKNPPAPYLNPQTWEPAKPEELAVIFPMGLLQQEMCPDPWVDIPEAILDVLTLWRPTPMVRAYSLEKALKTPAKIYYKNESVSPPGSHKPNTAVAQAYYNKVAGMKRLSTETGAGQWGSALSFACKLFDLECTVYMVKVSYNQKPYRRSMIHTWGAEVYPSPSDRTNAGRSILAKDPDTPGSLGIAISEAVEDAATHDDTNYSLGSVLNHVLLHQTIIGLESKKQMDKVEDSPDVVIGCVGGGSNFAGLAFPYVVDKANGKDIKIIGVEPTACPTMTKGKLTYDFGDTAKMTPLIRMHTLGHDFIPPGIHAGGLRYHGVAPLVSCAIEEGLIEARAVVQTSIFKAAVLFAQTEGIIPAPETSHAIAAVVEEALKAKEEGKEKTILFNLSGHGHFDMSAYDNYLAGNLVDYEYPAEKVEEALANLPKVG; encoded by the coding sequence CTGCATCGAAAAATCATGCTTACCGAAGACGAAATGCCGACAAAGTGGCTCAACTTGGTTCCTTATCTTAAAAATCCCCCCGCTCCATATTTGAATCCTCAAACCTGGGAACCGGCTAAACCAGAAGAGTTGGCGGTGATCTTCCCGATGGGGCTGTTGCAACAGGAAATGTGCCCTGATCCCTGGGTCGATATCCCCGAGGCGATCCTGGACGTTTTAACGCTTTGGCGGCCGACGCCGATGGTCCGAGCCTATTCCTTGGAAAAAGCCCTGAAGACGCCCGCGAAGATTTATTACAAGAACGAATCCGTCAGCCCTCCGGGAAGCCATAAACCCAATACGGCCGTGGCGCAAGCCTATTACAATAAAGTGGCGGGTATGAAGCGCCTCTCCACCGAAACCGGGGCGGGACAATGGGGCAGCGCTCTTTCCTTCGCTTGCAAGTTGTTCGATTTGGAATGCACCGTCTATATGGTGAAGGTCAGTTACAATCAAAAGCCTTACCGCCGTTCCATGATTCACACCTGGGGCGCGGAAGTCTATCCCAGCCCCAGCGACCGCACCAACGCCGGGCGCTCCATCCTCGCCAAGGACCCCGATACGCCGGGCAGCCTGGGCATCGCCATCAGCGAAGCCGTCGAAGACGCAGCGACGCACGACGACACGAATTATTCTTTAGGCAGCGTGCTCAATCACGTTCTACTTCATCAAACCATCATCGGGTTGGAATCGAAGAAACAGATGGATAAGGTGGAAGACAGCCCCGACGTCGTCATTGGCTGCGTCGGAGGCGGCAGCAACTTCGCCGGTCTCGCTTTCCCCTACGTCGTCGATAAAGCGAACGGTAAGGATATCAAGATCATCGGCGTTGAACCGACGGCCTGCCCCACCATGACCAAGGGCAAACTCACCTACGACTTCGGCGATACGGCCAAAATGACGCCCCTCATTCGTATGCACACGCTGGGACACGATTTCATTCCCCCCGGAATCCATGCGGGCGGCTTGCGCTATCACGGCGTCGCTCCCCTCGTTTCTTGCGCCATTGAAGAAGGGCTTATTGAAGCGCGCGCCGTCGTTCAAACCTCCATCTTCAAGGCCGCCGTTCTCTTCGCCCAGACGGAGGGGATCATTCCTGCGCCTGAAACTTCTCACGCCATCGCCGCCGTTGTCGAAGAAGCACTGAAGGCCAAGGAAGAAGGAAAAGAAAAAACGATTCTCTTCAATCTTTCCGGCCATGGCCATTTCGATATGAGCGCCTACGACAATTATCTGGCGGGCAATTTAGTGGATTACGAATATCCGGCGGAAAAAGTTGAAGAAGCGCTTGCCAATCTGCCCAAAGTCGGTTGA
- a CDS encoding response regulator, with protein sequence MNTNGVLNGKKIFLMTDDGTVAENVQKSLAAHGAVLFHDSTPKEAIGNALAKNPDLLIYDERMPAYHGLKPLSVIKRARPKSKVLFLARNGTPLRSMDATAQGVSFTIQSDSSPQQIYNAVKHCLAIASVPRIEAMAE encoded by the coding sequence ATGAATACCAACGGCGTCTTGAACGGCAAAAAAATCTTCCTGATGACCGATGACGGAACCGTCGCCGAAAACGTACAAAAAAGTCTGGCGGCTCATGGGGCCGTCTTGTTTCACGATTCCACGCCGAAAGAAGCCATTGGCAACGCCTTGGCGAAAAATCCCGATTTGTTGATTTACGACGAGCGCATGCCCGCCTATCATGGATTGAAGCCCTTGTCGGTCATCAAGCGGGCGCGTCCCAAGAGCAAAGTGCTGTTTCTAGCCCGCAATGGAACGCCGTTGCGATCCATGGACGCGACGGCACAAGGCGTCTCCTTTACGATTCAGAGCGATTCCAGCCCGCAGCAAATCTACAACGCCGTCAAGCATTGCCTGGCGATCGCGTCGGTTCCCCGCATCGAAGCGATGGCGGAATAA
- a CDS encoding PQQ-binding-like beta-propeller repeat protein: protein MPRPYWRGIVLSFFVLRIPLFGFGADWPAWRFDANRSADSPQELPASLSLLWTRDYPPLDPVWDDPLNRDLMQYDKVYEPIVLGKTLLVGSNAWDCLTALDADSGDEKWTFYANGPVRFPAAAGNGKVYFVSDDGRLYCLGAEDGRMIWKYDGAPYDRKILGNERLISTWPARGGPALKDGIVYFAAGIWPFMGVFVYALNAETGREIWVNDSSSFLFINQPHNSPSFAGVAPQGNLVVAGDKLLVPCGRSVPACFDLKTGKFLYYHLARNQRNGGAFVCALGDQFFNYHRDLTVNAFDLTTGEMLVKEFGKIPVLTRKAIYCMGETIAAFDPNKINIIETKQIVKDEDKEEDKIVIKKTPEFAKLWEYSADASGDLIKAGNYLYAGGKNIVSAIRLDGGKASTVWQTKIDGTAARLIAADGKLFVATLEGRLYAFGENAETAKIHPYAPLPITIADSIHEKAKTILNASAIRDGYCLVYGNGELAAALAMNSTLRAILAEPDQEKAKQWREQFVKAGLYGKNLSVYEGSPLTLNLPPYLASLFVVDGTYALEAEKNPDLLHKIYSTLRPYGGIFCFMASQEEHAKIIDRIQSCQLPNAKIVESDNCVLLQRDGALPGAADWTHQYGDIANTLKSDDRLVEAPLGLLWFGGSSNMDVLPRHGHGPPEQVIGGRLFIEGIDRLNARDVYTGRVLWKRLLPQLNNFGVYYDETYKDTPLETDYNQIHLPGANARGTNYAAAADAVYILHGTGCLALDPVTGETLREIYLPIPDKSPPKWGYIGVYKDYLIAGAESLSYMDYLGSLSEEAAKKKPFFNFDISSSKRLIVMNRYTGAKIWNFDSNLGLRHNAIAAGNDKLFCIDKMPENVSAALKRRGRRIPATSRLLAFDIRNGNILWSLTENIDGTWLSYSEERDILLQSGRKSRDSLADESSEGMTAYRGADGQFLWSNNAVFSGPCILHSDDIITDGTAYSLLSGKRKQAKNPLTGEVTSWMLRRNYGCNYPIACENLLTFRSAAAGFYDLMRDGGTGNLGGFKSSCTSNLVAANGVLNAPDYTRTCTCSYQNQTSLAMIRDPGVEYWTFNSFELGDAPIRRLGVNFGAPGDRRADDGVLWLEYPFVGGPSLKIKIRTEPKNPEWFQHHSSRLQGGDLRWVAASGAKGLRRIVLTLTEKPQPPRNYAVRLIFMEPDDLAPGERIMNVSIQGKRVLTDFDIAKEAGSSRWGIAKEFKNITADKDFSIELAPGGPNPQNETVLCGFEIINEEDNI, encoded by the coding sequence ATGCCGCGACCTTATTGGAGAGGGATTGTTTTATCTTTTTTTGTTTTGAGAATTCCCCTATTCGGATTCGGCGCCGATTGGCCCGCTTGGCGATTCGACGCCAACCGCAGCGCCGATTCTCCCCAGGAACTCCCCGCATCGCTTTCGCTGTTGTGGACGCGGGATTACCCGCCTCTCGATCCGGTTTGGGACGATCCGCTCAACCGGGATTTGATGCAATACGATAAAGTGTACGAGCCAATCGTTCTCGGCAAAACGCTCTTAGTCGGTTCCAACGCCTGGGACTGCCTGACGGCGCTCGACGCGGATAGCGGCGATGAAAAGTGGACGTTTTACGCGAACGGCCCCGTCCGTTTCCCCGCCGCCGCCGGGAACGGCAAGGTTTATTTCGTCAGCGACGACGGGCGCCTTTATTGCCTCGGCGCCGAGGATGGGAGAATGATCTGGAAGTACGACGGCGCGCCCTATGACCGCAAAATCCTCGGCAACGAGCGGTTGATTTCCACTTGGCCGGCGCGGGGCGGACCGGCGTTGAAAGACGGAATCGTATACTTCGCCGCTGGAATATGGCCTTTTATGGGCGTATTCGTCTACGCGCTGAACGCGGAGACGGGCCGCGAGATTTGGGTTAACGACAGTTCCAGTTTCCTGTTTATCAATCAGCCGCACAATTCCCCGTCTTTTGCAGGCGTCGCGCCGCAAGGTAATCTGGTTGTCGCAGGAGACAAACTGCTGGTTCCCTGCGGACGGTCGGTTCCCGCTTGTTTCGATTTGAAGACGGGTAAATTTCTTTATTACCATTTGGCGAGAAACCAAAGAAACGGCGGAGCGTTCGTCTGCGCCTTGGGCGATCAATTTTTCAATTATCATAGAGACCTGACCGTCAACGCTTTCGATTTGACGACGGGCGAAATGCTGGTCAAGGAATTCGGCAAGATTCCTGTACTAACGCGCAAGGCGATCTATTGCATGGGGGAAACCATCGCCGCCTTCGATCCGAATAAGATCAACATTATCGAAACCAAGCAAATCGTCAAAGACGAAGACAAAGAAGAAGACAAAATTGTTATCAAGAAAACGCCGGAATTTGCCAAACTTTGGGAATATTCCGCCGACGCCAGCGGCGATTTAATTAAAGCTGGAAACTATTTATACGCTGGAGGGAAAAACATCGTATCGGCTATCCGGCTCGACGGCGGGAAAGCGTCCACCGTTTGGCAAACCAAAATCGATGGAACGGCGGCGAGGCTGATTGCGGCGGACGGCAAGTTGTTCGTCGCCACGTTGGAAGGGCGCCTCTATGCTTTTGGGGAGAATGCGGAAACAGCGAAAATCCATCCTTACGCTCCGCTGCCTATAACTATCGCGGACAGCATCCATGAAAAAGCGAAGACGATTTTGAACGCGAGCGCTATTCGCGATGGATATTGCCTGGTTTATGGAAATGGCGAATTGGCGGCGGCGTTGGCGATGAACTCTACTTTGCGCGCTATTCTCGCCGAACCGGATCAAGAAAAAGCGAAACAATGGCGGGAACAATTCGTAAAAGCCGGCCTGTATGGAAAAAATTTGTCTGTTTATGAGGGATCGCCGCTCACTTTGAATCTTCCTCCCTACCTGGCGAGTCTATTTGTAGTGGACGGGACGTACGCGCTGGAAGCCGAAAAGAATCCGGATCTACTGCATAAAATATACTCCACGCTTCGGCCCTATGGCGGGATTTTTTGTTTTATGGCTTCTCAGGAAGAACACGCCAAAATCATCGATAGAATTCAATCCTGCCAGCTGCCCAACGCCAAGATCGTCGAATCGGACAATTGCGTATTGCTCCAACGCGACGGAGCGCTTCCCGGCGCCGCCGATTGGACGCATCAATACGGCGACATTGCAAACACTTTGAAATCGGACGACCGGCTGGTGGAAGCGCCGCTGGGGCTGCTTTGGTTCGGCGGCAGCTCCAATATGGACGTCCTGCCGCGCCACGGCCACGGACCGCCGGAGCAAGTTATCGGCGGACGATTGTTCATTGAAGGCATCGACCGGCTCAACGCCCGCGACGTTTATACGGGACGGGTGTTATGGAAGCGCCTTCTTCCCCAATTGAACAATTTCGGCGTTTATTACGACGAGACGTATAAGGATACTCCTCTCGAAACGGACTACAACCAGATTCACCTACCCGGCGCAAACGCCCGGGGGACGAATTACGCAGCGGCGGCAGACGCTGTTTATATCCTTCATGGAACCGGCTGCCTGGCGTTGGATCCGGTTACGGGAGAGACCTTGCGCGAGATTTATCTTCCAATTCCAGATAAATCGCCGCCGAAATGGGGATATATCGGCGTTTATAAAGATTACTTGATAGCGGGCGCTGAATCCCTCAGCTACATGGATTATCTCGGCTCCTTATCCGAAGAAGCCGCCAAGAAAAAACCTTTTTTCAATTTCGACATCTCCTCCAGCAAGCGATTGATCGTCATGAACCGCTATACGGGGGCTAAGATTTGGAATTTCGATTCCAACCTGGGATTGCGGCACAACGCCATCGCTGCTGGGAACGATAAATTGTTCTGCATCGATAAAATGCCGGAAAACGTCTCCGCCGCCTTGAAGAGAAGAGGCAGGCGGATACCGGCAACGTCACGGTTATTGGCCTTTGATATCCGAAACGGAAATATCCTCTGGAGTTTGACGGAGAATATCGACGGAACCTGGCTAAGTTATTCGGAAGAGCGCGACATCCTGCTGCAATCGGGCCGCAAATCGCGGGATTCGCTGGCGGACGAGTCGAGCGAAGGGATGACGGCCTATCGCGGCGCGGACGGGCAATTCCTATGGAGCAACAACGCCGTTTTTAGCGGCCCGTGCATTCTGCACAGCGACGACATCATCACGGACGGAACCGCCTACAGTCTCCTTTCCGGAAAGCGCAAGCAAGCGAAGAATCCGTTGACGGGAGAGGTAACATCTTGGATGCTGCGCCGCAATTATGGCTGCAACTATCCCATCGCCTGCGAAAACCTGTTAACGTTCCGCTCCGCCGCCGCCGGCTTTTACGATTTGATGAGAGACGGCGGAACTGGGAATCTGGGTGGATTCAAATCCAGTTGCACTTCCAATCTCGTCGCCGCCAACGGCGTTCTTAACGCTCCGGATTATACGCGCACTTGCACGTGCAGTTATCAGAACCAGACCTCGCTGGCCATGATTCGCGATCCTGGCGTAGAATACTGGACATTCAATTCCTTCGAGCTGGGAGACGCGCCGATACGGCGCCTGGGCGTCAATTTCGGCGCGCCGGGAGACCGCCGGGCGGATGACGGCGTATTATGGCTGGAATATCCTTTCGTCGGCGGGCCGAGTCTCAAGATCAAGATACGAACGGAGCCGAAAAATCCCGAATGGTTTCAACATCATTCCTCTCGTCTTCAAGGAGGCGATCTGCGTTGGGTGGCCGCGTCGGGAGCGAAGGGATTGCGGCGAATTGTTTTGACGTTGACGGAAAAACCTCAACCGCCGCGGAATTACGCCGTGCGTTTAATCTTTATGGAGCCCGACGATTTGGCGCCTGGCGAGAGAATCATGAACGTATCGATTCAAGGAAAGCGGGTTCTCACCGATTTCGACATTGCGAAGGAAGCTGGTTCATCCCGATGGGGAATCGCGAAAGAGTTTAAGAATATCACCGCCGATAAGGATTTTTCGATCGAACTGGCGCCGGGCGGCCCCAATCCCCAAAACGAAACGGTACTATGCGGATTTGAAATTATAAACGAGGAGGACAATATATAA
- a CDS encoding response regulator, giving the protein MPRYTIVIVDDEEELRDNLQDLLEFKGYSVVSFDSGEEMLKAIDSIRADMALLDFLLPGMDGLELYAHLQKKKPNLPVALVTASSHKDTLSQARQAGVNRVILKPYSHTDILQAVEEMLGESNIH; this is encoded by the coding sequence ATGCCGCGCTATACGATCGTCATCGTCGACGACGAAGAAGAGTTGAGAGACAATTTGCAGGACTTGCTGGAGTTCAAAGGCTACAGCGTCGTCTCCTTCGATTCGGGTGAGGAAATGCTGAAGGCCATCGATTCGATTCGCGCCGATATGGCCTTGCTCGATTTTTTGCTGCCGGGAATGGACGGCTTGGAATTATACGCCCACTTGCAGAAAAAAAAACCGAATCTTCCCGTGGCGCTGGTAACGGCCTCTTCCCATAAAGACACGTTAAGCCAAGCCCGCCAGGCGGGAGTAAATCGCGTAATCTTAAAACCCTATTCCCACACGGACATTTTGCAAGCCGTCGAGGAGATGCTGGGGGAAAGCAATATCCATTAA
- a CDS encoding HAMP domain-containing sensor histidine kinase: protein MDKFIERSGLISLLFVFVLFSFVFQYYSSALAIAAILVVNFFYSLFYTSRPRLIWIFILVGVPLSVWNIFYRSSFYIYLFTIVAILECLRVVFAAILNYPQTIKELKALTDDLEHRVEQRTAELAKANEELRELDRMKSAFVSQASHDLRTPLTAIKGSLDNLALGIAGDLNEKQKKILERATRSVDRLTDLVNDVLDLARIESGRAVLEKSRVSLRGIVEHILQENQTAAAQKKIALTPILDNDACYLFADGGKIERIAGELVGNAMKYTPEGGAVEVRLQQLDGKAVLTVKDSGIGIAPKDLPKIWDRFYRTAASQKAAKGSGLGLSIAKELTEMHGGSLTVESQEGLGTTFALSLPLPNP from the coding sequence TTGGATAAATTCATCGAAAGAAGCGGCCTGATTTCGCTGCTGTTTGTATTCGTCCTCTTCAGTTTCGTTTTTCAATATTATTCCTCCGCTCTGGCGATCGCCGCTATTTTGGTGGTGAATTTCTTCTATAGCCTCTTCTATACCTCGCGTCCCCGGCTCATTTGGATTTTTATTCTTGTAGGAGTTCCGCTCAGCGTATGGAATATCTTCTACCGATCGTCGTTTTATATTTATCTTTTTACGATCGTAGCCATTCTCGAATGCTTGCGCGTCGTTTTCGCCGCCATCCTCAATTATCCTCAAACTATCAAAGAACTGAAAGCGTTGACGGACGATTTGGAACATCGAGTGGAACAACGGACGGCGGAATTGGCCAAAGCCAACGAGGAACTGCGCGAACTAGACCGGATGAAATCCGCATTCGTCTCCCAAGCTTCGCACGATTTGCGCACCCCCTTGACCGCCATTAAGGGCAGTTTGGACAATCTCGCGTTGGGCATCGCGGGCGATTTGAACGAAAAGCAAAAAAAAATCCTGGAACGCGCAACCCGTTCGGTGGATCGGCTGACAGACCTGGTGAACGACGTTCTCGATCTGGCCCGCATCGAATCGGGCCGGGCGGTGTTGGAGAAAAGCCGCGTCTCTCTGCGGGGAATCGTCGAACATATTTTGCAGGAAAATCAAACCGCCGCCGCCCAAAAGAAAATCGCTTTGACGCCTATACTGGATAACGACGCCTGCTATCTCTTCGCCGACGGCGGGAAAATCGAACGCATCGCGGGAGAACTGGTGGGCAACGCCATGAAGTACACTCCCGAAGGCGGCGCCGTGGAAGTCCGGCTCCAACAATTGGACGGCAAGGCCGTCTTGACGGTGAAGGATAGCGGCATCGGCATCGCCCCCAAGGACCTTCCCAAAATCTGGGATCGCTTCTACCGCACCGCCGCATCGCAAAAAGCCGCCAAAGGCAGCGGGCTGGGGTTGTCCATCGCCAAGGAATTGACGGAAATGCACGGCGGCTCGCTAACCGTGGAAAGCCAGGAAGGATTGGGAACCACGTTCGCCTTGTCGCTGCCTTTGCCCAATCCATAA
- a CDS encoding OmpA family protein — MAISKRSHRREAVLPSAAEFDMEDIWPVFSDIAISLVFFLAFTLLAQFLELSQVFDALERKRLQQTLWEKLRQDEFFQPSIRNGSITMTIQGSLQRFRFAADIVFVAGESSLQPRGATVLTEFARFLSREAPPDLYIEVEGHTDRVPVVSGRYKDNWELSSQRALTVIRLFQSLDDDPSSGVRLNMDRISAIGYGEFRPLEERKESAINRRVEIRLDYSGAAAGRRIEDASPPIK, encoded by the coding sequence ATGGCCATCTCCAAGCGCTCTCACCGCCGCGAGGCGGTTTTGCCTTCAGCGGCGGAATTCGATATGGAAGACATTTGGCCGGTGTTTTCCGACATCGCCATCTCTCTAGTCTTTTTTCTTGCTTTTACGCTCCTCGCCCAATTTTTGGAATTGTCGCAAGTCTTCGACGCCTTAGAACGCAAGCGATTGCAGCAAACGCTTTGGGAAAAATTGCGGCAAGACGAATTCTTCCAACCTTCCATTCGAAATGGATCGATTACGATGACAATCCAAGGCAGCTTGCAGCGCTTCCGCTTCGCCGCCGATATCGTCTTCGTCGCCGGGGAATCTTCGCTGCAGCCGCGCGGCGCAACGGTGCTGACCGAATTCGCCCGCTTTCTCAGCCGGGAGGCGCCGCCGGATTTATATATCGAAGTGGAGGGACACACCGACCGCGTCCCCGTCGTTAGCGGAAGGTATAAAGACAATTGGGAACTCTCTTCCCAAAGGGCGCTGACAGTGATCCGGCTTTTTCAAAGCCTTGACGACGATCCATCCTCCGGCGTTCGTTTGAATATGGACCGGATATCCGCCATCGGCTACGGCGAATTCCGTCCGCTGGAAGAACGCAAGGAGTCTGCGATTAACCGGCGTGTGGAAATCCGGCTGGATTACAGCGGCGCCGCCGCAGGGCGCCGAATCGAAGATGCCTCGCCTCCAATAAAATAA